The Streptococcaceae bacterium ESL0729 genome has a segment encoding these proteins:
- a CDS encoding ROK family protein, protein MRLFGSVEAGGTKFICAVGNEDLEILETYQFPTSGPDDALEKVIEFFKDKNIEALALGSFGPIDIDRDSETYGYVLSTPKAGWSKADLVSPIEKALNVPVYFTTDVNSSAYGEMLLNDCKNLTYFTVGTGIGAGSLQNGEFIGGVGHPEMGHQLMKRHKDDLDFAGNCPFHGDCLEGVAAGPSLEARLGIRGEHIPADHDVWDIQAYYIAQALVNATVCLRPDKIVVGGGVMAQDHMLDRIKENFVSLLNGYLPVPSVDDYIFAPSVENNGSATIGNFALAKTLVD, encoded by the coding sequence ATGAGATTATTTGGTAGTGTAGAAGCTGGTGGAACAAAGTTTATTTGTGCAGTCGGAAATGAAGATTTAGAGATTTTAGAAACCTATCAGTTCCCAACAAGTGGCCCAGATGATGCCCTTGAAAAAGTTATCGAATTCTTTAAGGATAAAAATATTGAAGCCCTAGCTCTTGGAAGCTTTGGACCAATTGATATTGATCGTGATAGTGAAACTTATGGCTATGTTTTAAGTACACCAAAAGCTGGTTGGTCTAAGGCTGACTTAGTATCACCAATTGAAAAGGCCTTAAATGTGCCGGTTTACTTCACTACAGATGTTAATTCAAGTGCTTATGGTGAAATGCTTTTAAATGACTGCAAAAACCTAACTTACTTTACAGTAGGTACAGGTATCGGTGCAGGCTCACTTCAAAATGGAGAATTCATCGGAGGTGTTGGTCACCCTGAAATGGGTCACCAACTTATGAAACGTCACAAGGATGACCTTGATTTTGCTGGAAACTGTCCCTTCCACGGCGACTGCCTAGAAGGTGTAGCAGCTGGACCAAGCCTTGAAGCTCGTCTTGGAATTCGCGGTGAACACATTCCTGCAGACCACGATGTATGGGATATCCAAGCCTACTACATTGCTCAAGCCCTTGTAAATGCAACCGTTTGCCTACGTCCTGACAAGATTGTTGTCGGTGGTGGAGTTATGGCTCAAGATCACATGCTTGACCGCATTAAAGAGAACTTTGTAAGCCTTTTAAATGGCTACCTGCCAGTACCATCTGTTGATGACTACATCTTTGCCCCAAGTGTTGAAAATAACGGTAGTGCAACCATTGGTAACTTTGCCCTAGCAAAAACTTTAGTTGACTAA
- a CDS encoding YceD family protein, with product MQWALNEIKKREIINFDEILNLEAGLKRRFEEIIGLTPVHVVGFVSYEDGLYLLNYKATYTLSYPSTRSLKEVELKSSIDVAEAFTTEAYIQEARDLVSDDNIFILEKDIINLDESVADNIILSIPTRVLTPDELEADSMPSGQGWQIMSETDFENLEPEVPDEKKSPFAGLDGLFD from the coding sequence ATGCAGTGGGCTTTAAATGAAATAAAGAAAAGGGAAATCATTAACTTTGATGAAATCCTTAATTTAGAGGCTGGTTTAAAAAGACGCTTTGAAGAGATAATTGGTCTAACGCCAGTCCATGTGGTAGGTTTTGTATCCTATGAAGATGGTCTTTATCTACTTAACTACAAGGCCACTTACACCCTAAGCTACCCATCAACAAGAAGCCTTAAGGAGGTTGAGCTTAAGTCAAGTATTGATGTGGCTGAGGCCTTTACAACAGAGGCCTACATTCAAGAGGCACGCGATTTGGTAAGTGACGACAACATTTTTATCCTTGAAAAGGACATTATAAACCTTGACGAGTCTGTGGCTGATAATATTATCCTAAGCATCCCAACTCGTGTTTTAACTCCAGATGAGCTTGAAGCTGATAGCATGCCAAGTGGTCAAGGTTGGCAGATTATGTCAGAGACTGACTTTGAAAATCTCGAGCCAGAAGTTCCAGATGAGAAGAAGTCACCCTTTGCAGGACTTGACGGTCTCTTTGACTAA
- the gndA gene encoding NADP-dependent phosphogluconate dehydrogenase yields MTQANFGVVGMAVMGRNLALNIESRGYNVAIYNRSSEKTEDVVKSYPEKNFVPSYDIESFVNSIEKPRRIMLMVQAGFATDATIQSLLPFLDKGDILIDGGNTYYKDTIRRNNELADSGINFIGTGVSGGEKGALEGPSIMPGGQREAYDLIAPVFEEISAKAPEDGKPCVTYIGPDGAGHYVKMVHNGIEYGDMQLIAESYDLMKHLLDLDASQMAEIFTEWNKGELDSYLIEITADILTRKDDEGEKGPVVDYILDAAGNKGTGKWTSQSALDLGVPLPLITESVFARYISAYKDERVKASEILPKADAPKFSGDAAELVEKIRQALYFSKIMSYAQGFAQLRSASKEYDWDLPFGDIASIWRAGCIIRARFLQKITDAYDRKADLENLLLDEYFVEITKKYQQSVRDVVALAVQAGVPVPTFSSAIAYFDSYRSAVLPANLIQAQRDYFGAHTYKRTDREGTFHYDWYSEDK; encoded by the coding sequence ATGACACAAGCAAACTTTGGTGTAGTTGGTATGGCCGTTATGGGTCGTAACCTTGCCCTAAATATTGAATCACGTGGCTATAATGTTGCGATTTATAACCGTAGTAGCGAAAAAACTGAGGATGTGGTGAAGAGCTACCCTGAAAAAAACTTTGTACCGAGCTATGACATTGAGTCATTTGTAAATTCAATTGAAAAACCACGTCGCATCATGCTTATGGTGCAGGCAGGTTTTGCGACTGATGCAACTATCCAAAGCCTTCTGCCATTCTTAGACAAGGGAGATATCCTAATTGACGGTGGTAACACTTACTACAAGGATACAATCCGCCGTAATAATGAACTCGCTGATTCAGGTATCAACTTCATCGGTACAGGTGTATCTGGTGGGGAAAAAGGAGCCCTTGAAGGTCCTTCAATCATGCCAGGTGGACAACGTGAAGCTTATGATTTAATCGCTCCAGTCTTTGAAGAAATCTCAGCTAAGGCTCCTGAAGACGGAAAACCTTGTGTTACTTACATTGGCCCTGATGGAGCTGGTCACTATGTTAAGATGGTTCATAACGGAATCGAATACGGTGATATGCAGCTTATTGCTGAATCATATGATCTTATGAAACACCTACTAGATCTTGACGCTAGCCAAATGGCTGAAATCTTTACAGAGTGGAACAAGGGTGAGCTTGATTCATACCTAATTGAAATCACAGCTGACATTCTTACTCGTAAGGATGATGAAGGGGAGAAAGGTCCAGTTGTTGACTATATTCTTGATGCTGCAGGTAACAAGGGAACAGGTAAATGGACTAGCCAATCTGCTCTTGATTTAGGTGTTCCCCTACCACTAATCACAGAATCAGTATTTGCCCGTTACATCTCAGCTTATAAAGATGAGCGTGTTAAGGCAAGTGAAATCTTACCTAAGGCTGATGCTCCTAAGTTTTCTGGCGATGCGGCAGAGCTTGTTGAAAAAATTCGTCAAGCCCTTTACTTTTCAAAAATCATGAGCTACGCTCAAGGATTTGCTCAACTTAGATCAGCAAGTAAGGAATATGACTGGGATCTTCCATTTGGTGACATCGCAAGCATTTGGCGTGCTGGATGTATCATCCGTGCTCGTTTCCTACAAAAAATTACTGACGCATACGATCGTAAGGCTGACCTTGAAAACCTTCTTCTTGATGAATACTTCGTTGAAATCACTAAGAAATACCAACAGTCAGTTCGTGACGTTGTAGCCCTTGCTGTTCAAGCAGGAGTACCAGTACCAACCTTCTCAAGTGCTATCGCCTACTTTGATAGCTACAGAAGTGCAGTCCTTCCAGCCAACCTAATCCAGGCCCAGCGTGACTACTTCGGTGCCCACACCTACAAACGTACCGACCGCGAAGGAACCTTCCACTACGATTGGTATAGTGAAGATAAATAA
- a CDS encoding Fic family protein: protein MKEGSLCVLKNKLGLTSSAELAQAEEKLTKQKAKELYDSGYIDLVEVGNFKGLSAIHKYLFEDIYDFAGKSRDVNLAKGNFRFAPVMYLQNSLAFIDEMPQETFDQIVEKYVEMNVAHPFREGNGRSMRIWLDLIFKKELQKVVDWSKIDKDDYLLAMERSPIRDIEIKYLLERSLVQEVDSRDIYMKGIDQSYYYEGYTSYPIDSLNSDDFK from the coding sequence ATGAAGGAAGGGAGTTTGTGCGTGCTTAAAAATAAATTGGGTCTGACAAGTTCTGCTGAACTTGCCCAGGCAGAAGAGAAGTTAACAAAACAAAAAGCCAAGGAGCTATATGATTCAGGTTATATCGACCTTGTTGAAGTTGGCAATTTTAAGGGACTCTCAGCCATTCACAAGTATCTTTTTGAGGATATTTATGACTTTGCAGGTAAGTCTCGCGATGTTAACCTAGCCAAGGGTAATTTTCGCTTTGCTCCAGTCATGTATCTACAAAATTCCCTGGCCTTTATTGATGAAATGCCCCAGGAAACCTTTGATCAAATTGTTGAAAAATATGTTGAGATGAACGTGGCTCATCCCTTTCGTGAGGGTAATGGTCGAAGTATGCGAATTTGGCTTGACTTAATCTTTAAAAAAGAATTGCAGAAAGTTGTTGACTGGTCAAAGATTGATAAGGATGACTATCTACTTGCTATGGAGCGTAGCCCCATTCGGGATATTGAAATTAAATACCTCCTTGAAAGGTCTCTGGTGCAAGAAGTGGATAGTAGGGATATCTACATGAAGGGAATTGATCAATCTTACTACTATGAGGGTTATACGAGTTATCCGATAGATAGCCTAAACTCTGATGATTTTAAATAA
- a CDS encoding restriction endonuclease, giving the protein MEKQDKGSPFEAFTGADILENVIREQMPEILDILLLDRTKSTEKTAKNIIWANDNYIRYNRKLYNAEAPIQAELITGHMGQLIRPRALKSRELQKSRTKARAEVFTPTWVVKKQNDQVDKNYQKDDVETYVKRSWLEITCGEAPYMVSRYDMETGDFIPIDKRVGFLDRKLKRINLEVDDKADWQRLVEEAYKASYGFEWNGDSLLLARENLLYTYWDYYFDKWGEAPLYSLFKEIAKIISYNVFQMDGLKYIIPLSEKREKLETVQLSFSLFDDDEEEIEEEWIIKPGRRVKIMNWEIGKMEFFDKGLG; this is encoded by the coding sequence ATGGAAAAACAAGATAAAGGTAGTCCCTTTGAGGCTTTTACAGGGGCAGATATTTTAGAAAATGTTATAAGAGAGCAAATGCCTGAAATTTTAGATATTCTTTTGCTGGATAGGACGAAATCAACTGAGAAGACAGCCAAAAATATTATTTGGGCCAACGACAACTATATAAGATATAATCGTAAGCTTTATAATGCAGAAGCTCCCATTCAGGCAGAGTTAATTACAGGTCACATGGGTCAACTTATTAGACCACGAGCCCTAAAGTCTCGCGAGCTCCAAAAATCGCGTACTAAAGCCCGTGCGGAAGTTTTTACGCCCACATGGGTAGTCAAAAAGCAAAATGACCAGGTTGATAAAAATTATCAAAAAGATGATGTAGAAACTTATGTAAAAAGAAGCTGGCTTGAGATAACTTGTGGTGAAGCACCTTATATGGTCAGTCGTTATGATATGGAAACGGGGGATTTTATTCCCATTGACAAAAGGGTGGGATTTCTTGACCGCAAGCTAAAAAGGATTAATCTTGAGGTGGATGATAAGGCGGACTGGCAAAGGCTGGTCGAAGAAGCCTATAAGGCAAGTTATGGCTTTGAATGGAACGGGGACTCCCTCCTTTTGGCACGGGAAAATCTTCTTTATACCTACTGGGACTATTATTTTGACAAGTGGGGCGAGGCTCCCTTATATAGTTTATTTAAAGAAATTGCAAAAATCATAAGTTACAATGTTTTCCAGATGGATGGTCTTAAATATATTATCCCTTTGAGTGAAAAGAGGGAAAAATTAGAGACAGTTCAATTATCTTTTTCTCTTTTTGATGATGATGAAGAAGAGATTGAAGAGGAGTGGATTATAAAACCAGGACGTAGGGTAAAAATTATGAACTGGGAAATTGGTAAAATGGAGTTTTTTGATAAGGGATTAGGTTAG
- a CDS encoding Eco57I restriction-modification methylase domain-containing protein: MSENFTFLQVENATANLFTTANMAEKNYTQEDYDGVLSKGRKLADTTASLIIEREGLEEPARATFDDKLRIIKKVVNEKYIIDAFYDVKRLGNLASHEINSKDATKKNALNVLHQVFVLLVWFINKYTDTDIKKSYIDFLEPQAEKLYQTAERKLIYIQTALASEPHKNTQKIGDTSVAEDDLEADWSPNSDFLRATAAKRISQYMTTSGLDYDLGWAELAYRKEDKSWFTDHEVHRVLRASGYKQSETLKGQEWYDVDLETAKKAIQAVKEGRETLEDVGLELETTTNGSRVEEANTSLTSPTINAAKNIIKLRPEQEAAVKQTQKVFRSSKSKNKKRMLWNAKMRFGKTLTSLQLIKEEGYQKVLILSHRPVVSDSWGKDFDKMDMAEKGYRFGSKDSGASFDDLKSGNSPFIYFVSMQKLRYGNGETNLEEFAGVDWDLIIIDEAHEGTQTDLAGTVMNSLIKDNTRVLELSGTPFNILDQYEDEQVYTWDYTMEQRAKLKWSLEKPDLPNPYESLPKVSMFTFDMKNKAKFATDTKFFNFREFFKVDADGELVYKADVKAFLDNITNKDSHTNYPFSTEEYRNSLRHTLWIMPGVKEANAFEKLLKEHKIFGQDYKIVNVVKNDKSDETTITSESDLEKVREAIGDPSQTKTITLTVRKLTTGVNVPEWNAVLFLSNMNSPMNYLQAAFRAQTPFSHEKLGVKKEAYVFDFAPDRALTIMAESAQINSGVGKKNTVEQKEAMINLLNFMPILGTKDTGMDVFDVDKMLTQLKRVYAEKAVRTGFDDESLYNDNLLTLTEGDATTFRELDAIVGKTQGSKKTKIIISDNGLTDLEYELGERAKKKKKGDRSKEEEAALEKSKEAQKERKAMISILRGVSIRIPMMIYGMDVDLQKNITIDDFINLVDAKSWEEFMPKGFTKRMFKDIAKYYDPEVFVEAGQIIRERARSYDYLDYVDRAEKIAELFASFKNPDKETVLTPWRVVNMQLVKSLGGLNFYDDDFTSPTTGGVSNLHWVENDRTESVYSGDKKFLDINAKTGLYPLHVAMSLYYKEMMTRDDNHFDANQVYRDILKNNVHAIAKTPMAKTITQRTLAGYKDYETSVEYIDGLVDAMKESTELGVQKVEEAFKDMKFDVVVGNPPYQENNDSKNNQSMPIYNYFYDLAEKVSEEYILISPARFLSNQGATPKAWNRKMLRDNHIEVIYFNPKSSEVFPNTDIKGGVIILHRDENICFETIDIFIPFGELRSIYQKVSSVDKHNLSSLIYSPDSYKLSNLLFEEHPEVIGRTDASHAKSMASSVFNRYPEIFFEDKPTDKYEYIQIYGRFEGERTYKWIKRKYVADHQNLDKWKVFIPGANGSGAIGEVLSTPVTGHPVTGHPVTGHTQTFVSIGNFSTQFEAESLLKYLKGKFSRAMLGIMKTTQNNQSKETWSKVPLQDFTQNSDIDWSKSIPEIDQQLYKKYNLSQEEIDFIEDKVRAME; the protein is encoded by the coding sequence ATGTCGGAAAATTTTACATTTTTACAGGTTGAAAATGCAACAGCAAATCTTTTTACAACAGCCAATATGGCTGAGAAAAATTACACCCAGGAAGATTACGATGGAGTTCTAAGTAAGGGACGTAAATTAGCTGATACTACGGCTAGCCTGATTATAGAACGTGAAGGATTAGAGGAGCCTGCTAGAGCTACTTTTGATGACAAACTTAGGATTATTAAGAAAGTAGTTAATGAGAAGTATATTATTGATGCCTTTTATGATGTTAAGCGTTTGGGAAATCTTGCTAGCCATGAAATCAACTCAAAGGATGCTACCAAGAAAAATGCCCTTAATGTCCTCCATCAAGTTTTCGTTCTTCTAGTTTGGTTCATTAACAAGTATACAGATACAGATATTAAAAAATCTTACATTGATTTTTTAGAACCACAAGCTGAGAAGCTCTATCAGACAGCCGAAAGGAAGCTCATCTATATTCAAACAGCTCTAGCAAGTGAGCCCCATAAAAATACTCAAAAAATTGGTGATACAAGTGTTGCAGAAGATGATCTTGAGGCAGACTGGTCGCCTAACAGTGACTTTTTAAGGGCTACAGCAGCCAAAAGGATAAGCCAGTACATGACGACATCAGGCCTAGACTACGACCTTGGCTGGGCTGAACTTGCCTATAGGAAAGAAGATAAAAGCTGGTTTACAGATCATGAGGTTCACAGGGTCTTGAGAGCCTCAGGCTACAAGCAATCTGAAACACTCAAGGGTCAAGAATGGTATGATGTTGACCTTGAGACAGCAAAAAAGGCCATTCAAGCAGTCAAGGAGGGTCGTGAAACTCTTGAAGACGTTGGTCTTGAATTAGAGACAACAACCAATGGTAGTAGGGTTGAGGAAGCAAACACTAGTCTTACCAGTCCTACTATTAATGCTGCTAAAAATATAATCAAACTTAGGCCAGAACAAGAAGCAGCAGTCAAGCAAACTCAGAAGGTATTTCGTAGTAGCAAGTCTAAGAACAAGAAGCGAATGCTTTGGAATGCCAAGATGCGTTTTGGAAAGACCTTGACCTCCCTCCAACTTATAAAAGAAGAAGGCTATCAAAAGGTTCTTATTTTAAGCCATCGTCCAGTAGTATCCGACTCTTGGGGCAAGGATTTTGACAAGATGGATATGGCAGAAAAGGGCTATCGTTTTGGATCAAAAGATAGCGGAGCAAGCTTTGATGACTTGAAGTCAGGCAATTCCCCCTTTATTTACTTTGTATCTATGCAAAAGCTTCGCTACGGAAATGGTGAAACAAATCTGGAAGAATTTGCTGGTGTGGATTGGGACTTGATAATCATTGATGAAGCCCATGAAGGAACCCAGACTGACCTTGCAGGAACAGTTATGAATTCTCTAATTAAAGATAATACAAGAGTTTTAGAGCTTTCAGGCACTCCCTTTAATATTCTTGATCAGTATGAAGATGAGCAAGTTTATACTTGGGATTATACTATGGAACAAAGAGCTAAGCTTAAGTGGTCTTTAGAAAAGCCAGATTTACCAAATCCTTATGAGAGCCTACCTAAGGTTTCAATGTTTACCTTTGATATGAAAAACAAGGCTAAGTTTGCAACAGATACAAAATTCTTTAATTTCCGTGAATTTTTCAAGGTAGATGCTGATGGTGAGTTAGTCTATAAGGCTGATGTAAAAGCCTTCCTAGATAATATTACTAATAAGGATAGTCATACAAATTATCCCTTCTCGACTGAAGAATATAGAAACTCTCTCCGCCATACCCTTTGGATAATGCCAGGTGTTAAGGAGGCTAATGCCTTTGAAAAACTCCTAAAGGAACATAAAATTTTTGGTCAAGACTATAAGATTGTCAATGTGGTCAAAAATGATAAATCAGATGAGACCACAATAACTAGTGAGAGTGACCTTGAAAAAGTAAGAGAAGCCATTGGTGATCCTAGCCAGACCAAGACCATTACTCTGACTGTAAGAAAGCTTACAACGGGAGTAAATGTTCCAGAGTGGAATGCTGTCCTCTTCTTATCAAATATGAATTCACCCATGAATTACCTGCAAGCTGCCTTTAGGGCACAAACCCCTTTTTCTCACGAAAAATTAGGGGTCAAAAAAGAAGCCTATGTTTTCGACTTTGCACCAGACAGGGCTTTGACCATAATGGCTGAATCAGCTCAGATTAATTCAGGTGTTGGTAAAAAGAATACAGTCGAGCAAAAAGAAGCCATGATTAATCTTTTAAACTTCATGCCTATCCTTGGAACAAAGGATACTGGCATGGATGTGTTTGATGTCGATAAGATGCTTACCCAACTTAAGCGTGTCTATGCTGAGAAGGCTGTCCGGACTGGTTTTGACGATGAGTCCCTTTATAATGACAATCTGCTTACCCTAACGGAAGGTGATGCTACAACATTTAGGGAACTTGATGCCATTGTTGGGAAAACTCAAGGTAGTAAAAAAACTAAGATTATTATTTCAGATAATGGCTTGACTGACTTAGAATATGAGCTGGGCGAGCGTGCCAAGAAGAAGAAGAAAGGCGACCGTAGTAAGGAAGAAGAGGCAGCCCTTGAAAAGTCTAAGGAAGCCCAAAAGGAAAGAAAGGCTATGATTTCCATCCTTAGGGGAGTATCAATCAGGATTCCTATGATGATTTACGGGATGGATGTTGACCTGCAAAAGAATATCACCATTGATGATTTCATTAATCTTGTTGATGCTAAGTCCTGGGAGGAGTTCATGCCCAAGGGCTTCACTAAGCGTATGTTTAAAGATATTGCCAAGTATTATGATCCAGAGGTCTTTGTTGAGGCGGGACAAATTATTAGGGAACGAGCTAGATCTTATGATTACCTGGATTATGTTGACCGGGCTGAGAAGATAGCTGAGCTTTTTGCAAGCTTTAAAAATCCAGATAAGGAGACAGTCCTTACTCCTTGGAGGGTTGTTAATATGCAGCTGGTTAAAAGCCTAGGTGGATTAAACTTTTATGATGATGATTTTACAAGTCCTACAACAGGTGGGGTAAGTAATCTTCATTGGGTTGAAAATGACCGGACAGAGTCGGTATACTCAGGGGATAAAAAGTTCCTCGATATTAATGCAAAGACAGGACTCTACCCTCTTCATGTAGCTATGAGTCTTTACTATAAGGAGATGATGACGCGTGATGACAATCATTTTGATGCAAATCAAGTTTACAGGGATATCCTGAAAAATAATGTTCATGCTATAGCCAAAACACCTATGGCAAAGACTATTACTCAAAGAACTTTAGCTGGGTATAAAGATTATGAGACAAGTGTTGAGTATATTGATGGCCTGGTTGACGCCATGAAAGAAAGTACAGAACTTGGTGTACAAAAAGTTGAGGAGGCATTTAAAGACATGAAATTTGATGTTGTGGTGGGGAATCCGCCGTATCAGGAGAATAATGATTCTAAAAATAATCAATCTATGCCAATATATAATTATTTTTATGATTTAGCAGAAAAAGTTTCTGAAGAGTATATTTTAATTTCTCCAGCACGTTTTTTATCTAATCAAGGTGCTACCCCTAAGGCATGGAATAGAAAAATGCTTAGGGATAATCATATTGAAGTTATATATTTTAATCCTAAAAGTAGTGAAGTTTTTCCAAATACGGATATAAAGGGTGGAGTTATAATTCTCCACAGAGATGAGAATATATGTTTTGAAACTATTGATATTTTTATCCCATTTGGAGAATTAAGAAGTATTTATCAAAAAGTAAGTAGTGTTGACAAACATAATTTGAGTTCTCTAATTTATAGTCCAGATAGCTATAAGTTATCGAATTTATTATTTGAAGAGCATCCAGAGGTTATTGGTAGAACAGATGCATCACATGCTAAATCAATGGCATCTAGCGTCTTTAATAGGTATCCCGAAATATTTTTTGAAGATAAACCTACAGATAAATATGAATACATACAGATATATGGCCGTTTTGAGGGAGAAAGAACTTATAAATGGATTAAAAGAAAGTATGTTGCAGACCATCAAAATTTAGATAAATGGAAGGTATTTATTCCGGGTGCAAATGGATCTGGTGCAATTGGTGAGGTTCTATCTACACCCGTAACCGGGCACCCCGTAACCGGGCACCCCGTAACCGGGCACACTCAAACGTTTGTTTCCATTGGAAATTTTAGTACTCAATTTGAAGCAGAATCACTTCTAAAATATTTAAAAGGAAAATTTTCTAGAGCAATGCTAGGAATAATGAAAACGACTCAAAATAACCAATCAAAGGAAACCTGGTCTAAGGTTCCACTGCAAGATTTTACCCAAAATTCAGATATAGATTGGTCAAAATCCATTCCTGAAATTGACCAACAACTCTATAAAAAATATAACTTGAGCCAAGAAGAAATTGATTTTATCGAAGATAAAGTAAGGGCTATGGAATAG